A region of bacterium DNA encodes the following proteins:
- a CDS encoding acyltransferase family protein, which translates to MSKKLHIRNQLHHHDPDFINRVKGAFKVLEKYFRYQVVGLENIPKNTGCLLVMNHGIIPWHGFLLAKKMMDKGIYPRGLGAGFLFDIPLVREFFLKSGAVNANPKNAQALLKQKQIVMLAPGGIYEGLVCQPGMKRIPWERRKGFVKLACDAGVPIVPSNCPAVNDVYDNSTFLLKLRIKILEATRFSLPLFHGIGLLPYPKKLTHYVGKPIPVTPKKGESKPKQVLRIHKEVIRSMKELQDMAQKSSK; encoded by the coding sequence ATGAGCAAAAAACTTCACATCCGTAACCAACTCCATCATCACGACCCCGATTTTATTAATCGGGTTAAAGGGGCTTTTAAAGTACTGGAAAAGTATTTTCGCTATCAAGTAGTAGGGCTTGAGAATATACCCAAAAATACCGGGTGTCTCCTGGTGATGAACCACGGCATTATCCCCTGGCATGGGTTTTTATTGGCCAAAAAGATGATGGATAAGGGGATTTATCCCCGTGGTTTGGGGGCTGGATTTTTGTTTGATATCCCTTTAGTGCGTGAGTTTTTTTTAAAAAGCGGGGCGGTAAATGCGAACCCTAAAAACGCTCAGGCTTTGCTCAAGCAAAAGCAAATTGTGATGCTGGCCCCCGGGGGTATTTACGAGGGGCTTGTATGTCAGCCCGGCATGAAGCGTATTCCTTGGGAGCGCCGTAAAGGTTTTGTGAAATTAGCGTGTGATGCCGGGGTTCCTATTGTTCCCAGCAATTGCCCGGCGGTTAATGATGTATACGATAACTCCACTTTTCTCTTAAAATTACGCATTAAAATACTGGAGGCCACCCGTTTTTCCCTACCCCTTTTTCATGGCATTGGCCTCTTGCCATATCCCAAAAAACTTACCCATTACGTGGGAAAACCCATCCCTGTAACCCCTAAAAAGGGCGAAAGTAAGCCCAAACAGGTGCTGCGTATCCACAAAGAAGTGATTCGGTCTATGAAGGAGCTTCAGGATATGGCTCAAAAATCTTCTAAATAA